One genomic segment of Cytobacillus sp. FSL H8-0458 includes these proteins:
- a CDS encoding dimethylarginine dimethylaminohydrolase family protein — MFAQMKAACFSEYDKLEQVVLCEPKYMTIVDTINETQKHYKKEGINIDVAMKQHRHFVSALKDQGIEVVLLPPFEKYPEQVFTRDIGFTLGEKVYVAEMAADIRQGEENVLKQWLEVNQVPFYNLTGDRIEGGDVLIDGKTIYAGVSSRTHEEAIEHLRSLMPEYEVISIPFTDTYLHLDCVFNIISPEEALIFPGEIHGEKVKMLESRYDLIKVTEEEQFTLGTNVLSIGNKKVFSLPVNKNVNKELRARGYEVIEVDITEIIKSGGAFRCCTMPVRRSKG, encoded by the coding sequence ATGTTTGCACAAATGAAAGCAGCATGCTTTTCAGAATATGACAAACTTGAACAAGTGGTGTTATGTGAACCGAAGTACATGACGATTGTGGATACTATTAACGAAACACAGAAGCATTATAAAAAAGAAGGAATTAATATCGACGTGGCGATGAAACAGCACAGGCACTTTGTCAGTGCATTGAAGGATCAGGGGATCGAAGTCGTTTTACTGCCCCCGTTTGAAAAATACCCTGAGCAGGTTTTTACCCGTGACATCGGATTTACGCTTGGAGAAAAGGTGTATGTTGCCGAAATGGCAGCTGATATCCGGCAGGGGGAGGAAAATGTTCTGAAACAATGGCTGGAAGTAAATCAGGTTCCTTTTTACAACCTTACGGGTGATCGTATAGAAGGAGGTGACGTTCTCATCGATGGCAAAACTATATATGCCGGAGTCAGCAGCCGGACCCACGAGGAAGCAATAGAGCACCTTCGCAGCCTTATGCCTGAATATGAAGTCATATCCATCCCCTTCACTGATACATATCTTCACCTTGATTGTGTATTTAATATCATTTCACCGGAGGAAGCTCTAATTTTTCCAGGAGAGATTCACGGGGAAAAAGTAAAAATGCTGGAATCGCGCTATGATTTAATAAAAGTGACGGAAGAGGAGCAATTCACACTCGGAACGAATGTCCTCTCAATTGGCAATAAAAAAGTATTTAGTCTTCCCGTTAATAAAAATGTCAATAAAGAGCTGAGGGCTAGAGGCTACGAGGTTATCGAGGTGGATATCACAGAAATCATTAAATCAGGAGGAGCCTTCCGCTGCTGTACTATGCCGGTTAGGCGGAGTAAAGGATAG